In Sesamum indicum cultivar Zhongzhi No. 13 linkage group LG1, S_indicum_v1.0, whole genome shotgun sequence, the sequence GGGACCAAAAcactaacaaaattatagGGTAATCCAAAGTTCTTGTGCATGGAACAGAGAATCAATTGTAAATAGAGTAGTGCCaacgtttaaaattttgatcctGTGTGTTTCTGACATGTAATAAAGAATTCTTATACTGATCTTGTTTCCAGTTAGTTGAATTGGAAACTCCTAACCATTGGTGTGATTTTCATTCTTAAGTTTCGGCTTCCAATGGGAAAgatgtgttttgttttgtacaGCGAAAATGAAAATACGTTTGGAGTAATTGATGAGATTGATGTCAAATCAgtatactttttatttgaatgaaagttattgtatattttttagtattagtCATGTCAaatcaatgtattttttatttgaataaaattgattgtcatattttttattaatttataattgatagtGATGTCATAATGATGAGCTTCAAAACGAAGTACATAGCCTACATAGGCTAGtgcaaattgaattttagcAAAGTTCACAAATTAAACCCAATCGAGTGAAGATGAATTAAAGCTATCGGACTTTAAATAAGAAAgctaaaataaagaaagtaaaaatcAAGGCTACGATGAATTGTAAAATCAAGTATCACCATAGTGGTCGGATGTCTGAGAATTGTGCTTAAACCAATTAATCCACATAGTTTCAAAGAGACCAGTTGAATTACACCTACTAAGTTTGATGATAGTTCATGCAATCTTTCTTAATACTTAAGcctattttcatcataaatcattataaaacAAACCACTCGTTTACACCTCTTAAATCTAGAGTTCTTGGTAATCTTCTAAAAATAACACATATATACAGAGAGAACATTTGAAAAGcgtatttgatgaaaatttataaatagtgATAAATTTCACCCACATGCCATGTTCATGAAGATGTACCCTATTTATAGATGTAGTTAGTATTATCTTATTAAGAAGAGTCTTTATCCCAAGATAAAATGGGAAACTCCAATCACTATTTCAAATAAGACTTATTCAAGAGAAGTACTAATCCAACATAAAGTTGAAAGATTATAACTTCTATCTCAATTATTTATGTCAATCGATTTATGGATCCACAAACTCAACCCAATTccaatagaataaaatttataacatgaTTCTTTCTATTTTGGTAAGAAGATAAATGTTATATTCTTAATCAAAATACTTTAGTAGTTGTGTTATAACTTAAAACATATTGAATTTCAGCAGACTGCAACTTTTTTACAGGTTAGGAAATATCTTAATCTTacttaaattgttatttcacagcatatatatatatttttcttaaatccAAGATCGACCAATGAATTTGCAAATCCCCTCATTGCAGTGCAATATCTCTAGTAGTTTCAAGTGAGAAAGGCAGATGAAATGATAAGATATGATCGGAATGGTACAAATCAGTAGAAGGTTTGACAAGAGACTGGctgtttatttatgttttcatttataatatttgaaacagTAGATAAAGCgaaagtatatttatttatatatattttattaaaagtatattGATTTGAATCCATAGTTCAAAATCTatactaaattaaaaacacatttttaattcattgGTCGATCTTGGATTTAAGAGTAAAGACCCCTTTGCTTTCACAAGCACTTGTTACTCAGACTCTCTTCTGTTTACTTCATAGATGTAACTCAGAACCACCAAAGCTGCAGCAACAGCAACTGCTGTTAATGTCTTCTTCAACACTGATGTTAATAATGATGGTGGACTGAATCCCAGCTCAGATAGTCTTTTGTGCGAGGCAGCATAGTCTTTGAAGAATGCTTCTTCATCCTGCACGGAAGGGCAAGTATCAATCTAACTTTCACCATTATGACAATTGATAATGGTCAACGATCAGTTTAGTAGAGTAGAAGCAGATGTGTATTGCAAACCTACATGGTAGTTTAAACAAGTTTGGGGAAAATGCTAGTGGACTGAATTATTGTACCTTAGCATAAAGGTCCACATATTTCCTAAATTCTGGATCCTCCATGAGAGCTTTATCGGTAGGTAGTTTTAACAGACCTCCCGAGTCTCCTTTGAGAAGCTCCCTGTTTATGACGTGTGAATGCAATTTATGGACTATAAATAAAGTGAATAAGATAGTTGAGAATTTGATTAGCTGGATGTTATTTTCCCAGAGGGACGGACCATAAAACCAAGCAATTTGTATTAGATATCTTACACAAAATAAGAATTGTCAAATTTCAGAGGGTCACGGGTCCAAGGGCCTTCAAATCCTGATCTTTCACGGTGTGCTCTTCCCTGTCAAAAACAGAACATGCATTTTAATCCAACTTCACTCACATCCATCAACTGAAATTCAGATGCATATGTGAGAAAATACCAGTGTGTGGCCCCCAGATAGTGCTACGAtatcttggtctgctaggcCCATTCGGTAGAAGACATCCCTCAGGTGTGAAGCACCTACAAAATGGGGAAAAGGAATCATGGTTGCAGGATTCTGCAGCAGAGATGAAAgattatactattttattggATGTCTCAACACACTAACGCCTCCTTTACTTAGTGTAATGGGATTTAAGtgatatcaataattttaggatGATTATTGGGATTTTGTATAAGTGATTATATTAGATGGCTCAATTTTATGTTTACTagtattgataaaataatagatataagtaatatattgtttacttttgactataatttaaaattgaattgtggactactttaatttttttcaaaatacccctgacttttttctttcaattttaatattttatcatatcaaaatataatatatttatatacataaataaaagttaatattatacgttacataaaaatcaagactgttaagtatataatattttataaaaaagttaaatgatatactatataaaaattaaatatataatattaaaaataaataatatattttatattatttttccatgaCGACAAACATTCATCTtgataagaataaatttatttaatatataaaataaatatctaattcataattaataaaatataaaaatccatATATACGTACATAACTTCCCTCAAGCTCCCAAAACTCCCCACGCCCAGCAAATATATACACTCAtctatatacacacacacatacataacTTCCTCCCCCCACCCAAACCCCCTCCCCAAAACCCGCCCACTGCCAGCCAATATATACGTTCATATATTGaatgtctatatatatttgaatatatataaatatgcccATCCCCACCCCAAAACTCGCCCATGCCAGCACCTTTCACGCCCAGCTCCGACCAACACTGCCCACCAGCCCCCTTCCCCTCCATCTTCTTCCTTATAAACAAGacacagaaaaaaataaatttacagaCATGGAGCAGCAAGGTAGAACCCCACAAATcgagcaaaaaaaaatttataataaaatagattttaaaataaagagtaGAATATGTggatttttccaaaaaaaccACATTCACAAGGATTTGAGCCAGATGCCATTGTCGTCTTTTCTTCAAGAATGAAAAGCTAGAGGGTGTTGTGTCTCTTTTTTCAAAAGGTCTGACTTTCATTAGTTGATCAATTGGTTATTTTATGCATAAATGAGGATAATAAGGTAAATTGCTCGGTATATTTGAGGACAAAATTAGgagttcatttttttaatcagCATATGATGAGCCCGGGTGATACTATAGTTCTTAAGTTGTGAGCTTGATTTCAATCAAGCCATAATCATGTACAGTGACAAGCATTGGGTTTTAGTACCGGGTtgatcaaaaacaaaataaacaaaaaattaatgatgattaAGTGGGATATCAAGCCTAATAACTCAAAAGTAAAGGAGGCATAAGTGCCAAGTGCTAGGATTATTCTGTCTATTGGAGCAAAATCTACTTTCAAGAAGTGGAATGAATTTCCACTACCACTAGTCTTGCATCTTCTGCAATTCCATCTGATCGTCATCCAGTGGTTAAGTTGTATAACATGGAGCAAACCTCCTTTCACATGGTCAGCAGAAACAAGATTGATATGCTTAAACTAACTCTATTTCATTATTAACATTTAGTTccatattatgttattttcaCTTCCAAAGTTCCCCAAAAACGCAACTTCGACAGGTATTTCGgttcaccaaaaaaaattcttttttcttctatatatGCAGTTTAAAGTCAAACAATTACAGCCACAAGTGCTTGCTTACTTTTCACTCAACTTCCAACAATTTGGTCTAGTGTAAATTATCAACTCAGTTCCTCAATTGGAATTTTAGTAAGTTATGCTGATACTTTTTCACCCCAAAAACGGACCAATGCAAGATCTTCTGTAATTCGGGTAAAAGATGGAATAAGCAGGATCTAGTTCTTTCCtattcttgctttttttttttttggagatcAGATGCTGAAATATGAATGTAGGCTAAGCTGGCTGAGGAATTACTCATAAATGTCACTCACTGAAACTAGAATTGGAATGTTAGGCATAGTTTTCCCGATAGGTAAGCAGATTGGGTGTAGTTAGATTAAGAAATTGGTCCTTCCaaacattttgaaataaatccGCCGGTTCTTAAGCAAGCCTATTCTTACTCTTTTAGGTTATTGGCTGCAATATCTGAAGAATCATGCACCCCCTGATTTCCACTAATAAATATGATGTAATGATGTGAGAGTCTTTTGTTACTGACCTTTACTTGCATCCGGAAGGCGCCCTTCTTCTGGGGAGACCATGGAATCCTAATAACCAGCATATTGTTCATAGAAAATGTATCAAGCTTTCTGGAGGAggcaattttgaaaaaacaagaaaattattgtaagCACTTGTAAAAATTCCATCAATATGCTTACCTTCCTGCCAGGAACGAAATCAATAGCCGGACCTCCAGTTACTTCAACAGCAACAACCCCGGCAAGCTGAAAACTCATAAAGACTaaagttttttatataaagcTCCAGCCTGGAGCTTTAGAATGATCAAcaggaatttatttaatgtgaAAATTGACAAAGCATCAAATGCATAAAAGACCAGAACAAAGACGGCCAGAACAAAGGTTATAATTGGATTAGGAATTGCATTCAGCAATAGTTTGAAGAATGATAAGTATTAGGTAAAGATTGACATGGCTGCTTCCTGTagaaactaaaagaaaacaatCTGTTTGTTTCCTCTTTTATTTGGTTCAGAAGAGAGACCTGTAACTATGcaaaccaaaaatttaaagagacgaaatgaaaaagatcacgataatgacaaattttgaaaatctgaAGTTGCTGAGGAAACATTCATAATAACTCCTAGGACATAACATTTCGCTATTGTTATCAATTCCTTTCTAAAGGctttttattttgatcttCCCTTCTTATGAGAAGTAACTATAAGTAAACAAAAGGGCATTCCCAGAAATGGATATAGTAGAGAAGCAACCAGGTGTGCCAGACGAGTCGAGCCTACTGAAGCTTCATAGTTTCTGTTCGcaagctttttcttttttatttatatatatagttttatttttgagtaattttatatatttaactacatACTATTATAAGAAATTCTCATTCAAAAGTCACCATATACTAGAactattaatcaatatatctcttattttaatttttgatatgACTAGTGAGTTGGATAGTGATCCAAAGACTTTCAGAGAGGCTAAGTTTGACACAATTCGGAGAAATGGCTTGAGGTACAGGCTGACACGATCCGGAGAAATGGCTTGAGGCTGTAAGATCCAAAATGAACTCCATGTACTCCAATAAggtatgaaaaaataattgtaccAAATGTGTAAGCTGCCACGAAAACTAGCATTCTTGCAACAAAGTGTACTAATTGTtgtaataaagttgaattgGACTTCTTGTGAATGTTTTCTTATTtagattttcaaataatgtattccaaattgtaaaatagtccatattttttttattgtccaGATTTTGtttcaggaaaaaaatatCGAGCCCGAGCCTGATTTTTGCAGGCTCATCAAGCTCATTCTTGAGCTCAAGCCTAAAATTTTGGCCGAGCTCAGCTCGTTTGCATCCCTAGAAGCAGCTACTATTTTcatgaatttcatgaaataattcataaaaaccAGAGAAGTCCATGTCGCTTTCTGCATTAACTTTAAGTACCAGCCTTTTCGCAACATATGTAGTAGTATTAGTAAGCTTCGACACACTTGTGTTTGTGTTTCTACACATTCACGATCtattaattcatagaaattgATCAGTTGATCAGTTAGACATAGAAGAATCAAAGAGATCATCAAGGCAATCAATCGGTCAATGAAGTCAAAAGAGATAACAAAGATCATTGCATTTCATTAAcatgattctttttattggtACCATAAACAAGGTTACTGATGCATACAGAGCTGTTCTTTGAAATTCAGTAACATTTTTCATCTCCAACCAAGAAAgcatcaaaaaagaaaaaaaagtgaaaagcaCCAAATATACGTCCCATACCTGGTAAAGATCGgcatatgtaatttttgggtGTTTAGCTTTTACCTCTTCTGTGGTCAAAACAAAATCACAACCAGTGAAATTAATCAGaactcaaaatattatcaagTTAAGGAATTGAGCCACAATAAACAGAAGCAACATCCCTGAtgccaaaaaacaaaagaaaattaataataataaaaaaaaaaaagataggaTCAGAGGAACTTAAATATGATTAGATTATCCATATGTAATGACATTTTTACAGCGGAAAAGGTTGGTCAATACTCCATTGATTGGCAGGAGAGACTCACTGTGTAACACATCCAATCAGAATTACTAAAAAGTTACATCTCAGAAGTATCAGAAAAATGGAAATGTTTTGATGAAGAAATAACAACGCTACTCGTTCTGCAAGTGAGGAACATATGATTATTAGGTTGTTTCTCAGCATTACAATTTGTTTGACATTAAAAAACTTCAGTATTTCACTTTAATTTAGCCAATCAATTCTTACAAAAATGATGAGTTACAATCTCAACCTCTCTAATTTACCAAAcgtatattaattcataactTGTTATTGTGGATCTTCAACAATACAATGTTTGTATGTAGTTAACTAGTACCGACTGAAACAATCCATCTCATTATGATTGCTAGTGATAAAGAATATAGgggaaaaaatagtttatacaatatacatataaagaAAGGAGGTTTTACTGCTGGAAATTTGAGTTTATCTATGACAAAGAAGCCAACTAATGGTTACTTTGTGGTCACAATAAAATCATAGAGAAGATATCAACCAACCACAAAGAtcaattgcaatttttagtCCATTGTTTGCAGGATGCTTGTACTCAGCCTCATTCCTAATTGAACCATTAGGACCTCCAGTCTTTGTTTTTGCATCATAAGTGCCTGCGTCGTGCCATCTACAAGAATCCCACAATgcagaaattaatttaagcttAACTAGCTAATTCCTAAAAGTCTGTACagtaacaaaatttgaaatgctTTATAGACTGCAAAGTCAGTTTCAGATCATTCAGTTCTCAAGTCCCGCTAAACAGCTAAAAGTGAGATATTTTTA encodes:
- the LOC105164521 gene encoding L-ascorbate peroxidase 3, peroxisomal-like; amino-acid sequence: MAGKEYVKEIERARRDLRVLMSSKNCAPIMXXXXXXXXLWHDAGTYDAKTKTGGPNGSIRNEAEYKHPANNGLKIAIDLCEEVKAKHPKITYADLYQLAGVVAVEVTGGPAIDFVPGRKDSMVSPEEGRLPDASKGASHLRDVFYRMGLADQDIVALSGGHTLGRAHRERSGFEGPWTRDPLKFDNSYFVELLKGDSGGLLKLPTDKALMEDPEFRKYVDLYAKDEEAFFKDYAASHKRLSELGFSPPSLLTSVLKKTLTAVAVAAALVVLSYIYEVNRRESE